A single Arcobacter sp. FWKO B DNA region contains:
- the yedF gene encoding sulfurtransferase-like selenium metabolism protein YedF — translation MKTYDARGLSCPQPVLITKNALNCEKEDFIVVCGSNNSKENISRFLSKMEAEFSLEEKDDGFYFSIKSSSSKDLAPNEEVNCQIQTDKKTIIFTSDTIGKDEVLGKKLSMGFIKTLPKVSPLPKNIFFVNSAVKLTTSQDDHELIDALKILINEGVKIYSCGLCLEHYNLSDKLQVGEVGNALDTLQGLLDSKLTITLG, via the coding sequence ATGAAAACTTATGATGCTAGAGGGTTATCATGTCCACAACCTGTACTTATAACAAAAAATGCACTTAATTGTGAAAAAGAAGATTTTATCGTAGTTTGCGGTTCAAACAACTCAAAAGAGAATATTAGTAGGTTTTTATCAAAAATGGAAGCGGAGTTTTCTTTGGAAGAAAAAGATGATGGATTTTATTTTAGTATCAAATCTTCTTCAAGCAAAGATTTAGCACCAAATGAAGAGGTAAATTGCCAAATCCAAACGGACAAAAAAACGATAATCTTCACATCTGATACTATCGGTAAAGATGAAGTGTTAGGCAAAAAACTCTCAATGGGATTTATTAAAACCTTGCCAAAAGTATCACCGCTTCCAAAAAATATATTTTTTGTTAATTCAGCGGTAAAACTAACTACATCACAAGATGACCATGAGCTAATAGATGCTTTAAAAATATTGATAAACGAAGGTGTGAAAATATATAGTTGTGGACTATGTTTAGAACACTACAACCTAAGCGATAAACTGCAAGTAGGTGAAGTAGGTAATGCTCTTGATACGCTTCAAGGGCTATTGGACTCCAAACTAACTATTACACTGGGATAA
- a CDS encoding McrC family protein, which produces MIIKEFEYLQYKDINDKNYIKPETFEALEKFVLDNETTQYLKITTKKGYGKVLQAQKFVGVIQTKDGTTIEILPKVKNVDEQKSKDILLKMLKTLKKSPFKNLNTANLKTYKMPLLEIFITMFVEELARLVQKGIKSDYITKEENLKFLKGKLKINEQIKYNYIHKERFFVQYQEFVSDRVENRLIKTTLQYLYKKSKLNKNQQRIREFLFVFDDVGISHNIKTDFEKIKLNRQMKDYELVLLWCKTFLLDNSFSPYKGNTIAFALLFDMNLLFESYVGRYLKKKGFDVSLQDKGKYLVDSHQKFALRPDIVINWKESIIIVDTKWKNITEEKDISQSDMYQLYAYGKKYKNNQLYLIYPRLDQKQPKLKYTYCQEAQSKLNLRVVYFDLEKR; this is translated from the coding sequence ATGATAATTAAAGAGTTTGAATATCTCCAATATAAAGATATAAACGATAAAAATTATATCAAACCAGAAACTTTTGAAGCACTTGAAAAATTTGTTTTAGATAATGAAACAACACAATATCTCAAAATTACCACAAAAAAAGGTTATGGTAAAGTTCTTCAAGCTCAAAAATTCGTAGGAGTTATTCAAACAAAAGATGGTACTACTATAGAGATATTACCAAAAGTTAAAAATGTAGATGAACAAAAATCAAAAGATATTTTACTAAAGATGCTAAAAACTCTAAAAAAATCGCCATTTAAAAATCTTAATACGGCAAATCTGAAAACTTACAAAATGCCACTTCTTGAAATATTTATCACTATGTTTGTAGAAGAACTGGCTAGACTTGTACAAAAAGGGATAAAATCAGACTATATCACCAAAGAAGAAAATCTCAAATTTTTAAAAGGCAAACTCAAAATAAATGAACAGATAAAATACAACTATATCCATAAAGAGAGGTTTTTTGTGCAGTATCAAGAATTTGTAAGTGATAGGGTGGAAAATAGACTTATAAAAACTACACTTCAATATCTTTATAAAAAATCAAAATTAAACAAAAATCAACAGCGAATTAGGGAGTTTTTATTTGTTTTTGATGATGTTGGTATCTCACACAATATCAAAACTGATTTTGAAAAAATCAAACTAAACCGTCAAATGAAAGATTATGAATTAGTCCTTTTATGGTGTAAGACATTTTTACTTGATAATAGTTTTAGTCCATATAAAGGTAATACAATAGCATTTGCATTACTTTTTGATATGAATTTACTTTTTGAAAGCTATGTAGGGCGTTATTTGAAGAAAAAAGGCTTTGATGTGAGTCTTCAAGATAAAGGAAAATATCTTGTAGATAGTCATCAAAAATTTGCACTCCGCCCAGATATTGTAATAAACTGGAAAGAATCTATTATTATAGTCGATACCAAATGGAAGAATATCACAGAGGAAAAAGATATAAGCCAATCAGATATGTATCAATTATATGCTTATGGAAAAAAATACAAAAACAATCAGCTCTATTTAATCTACCCTAGACTTGACCAAAAACAACCAAAACTAAAATATACATATTGCCAAGAAGCACAATCAAAACTCAATTTAAGAGTAGTTTATTTTGATTTAGAGAAACGATAA
- the selD gene encoding selenide, water dikinase SelD gives MNKYPKLTEFVKAAGUAAKLGPCDLQHIFSGMTQSFDKNLLVGFDTSDDGGVYLINEDLATVQTADFITPVVDDPYLYGQIAAANSLSDIFAMGARVNTALNLVMFDSCHFSKDVMNEILKGGLSKIQECGGLLIGGHTIEDTQMKYGLSVLGTAHPKDIKRNNTSKVGDVLILTKPLGIGVMTTAIKADLLSAIGIQKATHTMAMLNQKGSLLALKYQASAMTDVTGFGFLGHLSEMLNPHISFEIDSSAIYVFEEALELASMGIIPEGTYRNRDFLYEKVDIKDGLSEDLKILLFDAQTSGGLLIAVDKNKSKDCLDELIQSGYEASIIGEVVSKKEKGIYVF, from the coding sequence ATGAATAAATACCCTAAACTTACAGAATTTGTCAAAGCTGCTGGTTGAGCTGCAAAATTGGGTCCGTGTGACTTACAACATATCTTTAGCGGAATGACGCAAAGTTTTGACAAAAATTTACTAGTTGGATTTGATACAAGCGATGATGGTGGGGTATATCTTATAAATGAAGATTTAGCCACAGTTCAAACAGCTGATTTTATCACACCTGTGGTGGATGACCCTTATTTATATGGTCAAATAGCAGCTGCAAATTCGCTTAGTGATATATTTGCAATGGGTGCAAGGGTAAATACTGCCCTAAATCTTGTGATGTTTGATAGTTGCCATTTTTCAAAAGATGTTATGAATGAAATCTTAAAAGGTGGACTATCAAAAATCCAAGAGTGTGGAGGCTTATTGATAGGTGGGCATACCATAGAAGATACCCAGATGAAATATGGTCTTAGTGTACTAGGAACTGCCCATCCAAAAGATATAAAAAGAAACAACACAAGCAAAGTAGGGGATGTTTTGATTTTGACTAAGCCTCTTGGTATTGGTGTCATGACTACTGCCATAAAAGCAGATTTGTTATCAGCCATAGGCATACAAAAAGCAACACACACTATGGCAATGCTAAATCAAAAAGGTTCACTTCTAGCACTCAAATATCAAGCAAGTGCTATGACTGATGTGACAGGATTTGGGTTTTTGGGGCATTTGAGCGAGATGTTAAATCCACATATTAGTTTTGAGATAGATTCTAGTGCAATATATGTTTTTGAAGAGGCTTTGGAGCTTGCTAGTATGGGTATTATTCCAGAGGGAACTTATAGAAATAGAGATTTTTTATATGAAAAAGTAGATATAAAAGATGGATTAAGTGAAGATTTAAAGATACTACTTTTTGATGCACAAACATCAGGTGGACTTTTGATAGCAGTGGATAAAAACAAAAGTAAAGATTGCTTAGATGAGCTTATACAAAGTGGTTATGAAGCTTCAATAATAGGTGAAGTTGTATCCAAAAAAGAAAAAGGGATTTATGTTTTTTAG
- the selB gene encoding selenocysteine-specific translation elongation factor, whose translation MTNLIIGTIGHIDHGKTSLVKALSGFDGDSTAQEKQRGMTLDISFSHLKGENKSITFVDVPGHEDLIKNMIAGAFSLDASMLVVSAVEGIKPQTVEHLQICKLLGITNILAVITKADLITDEERLDKSNEVKSFLEENNIQIIDILAVSIYDENSIKNLANILFGLNKSYKKDYKFFRYFIDRAFTIKGSGTVVTGTVLGGEVTKKDKLYICDIDKDIEIRAIQTQHSQNDSATLGTRVALNLANIDVSTLQRGQQIIKKGYMRGFKSIDVEIELLDNNMVLHDNIYQFFIGSSRCNVKVLELELNKKTNKRYATISSTSSIFAMYGDRFVLRNGSSTIGGGKVLNPIADPMKKAQKLELLELLSEKKYLESFMFLSKIHKKGFGLISSVQRFGLSHDESIEMLSDEQELFVDKTALVVYEYKIVDYLENIILNIYKKNPYALISAHLIHDRFKWASVYLADFVLNNMVAKNFLVFENGLYMQKDIKIENISNFIENKIYQTLHEAYLTPEAPYNIYDMLDLDRKNGDKAFKNLTHNQKIKRLAHNYFITTENLIKAKELMKNIIKQDGYIDIHNFKTHLNVSRKYLISLLDYLDTLPDIKKLDNQRFLVK comes from the coding sequence ATGACAAATTTAATAATAGGAACAATCGGACATATTGACCACGGTAAAACATCTTTAGTAAAAGCTCTTAGTGGATTTGATGGGGATAGTACTGCCCAAGAAAAGCAAAGGGGAATGACCCTTGATATATCATTTTCACATCTAAAAGGTGAAAATAAATCCATAACATTTGTAGATGTTCCAGGGCATGAGGATTTGATAAAAAATATGATTGCAGGGGCTTTTAGTCTTGATGCTTCTATGCTAGTAGTATCAGCGGTTGAGGGTATCAAGCCACAAACAGTTGAACATCTTCAAATTTGTAAACTTTTGGGTATTACAAATATCCTAGCAGTCATTACAAAAGCTGATTTGATTACAGATGAAGAGAGATTGGACAAATCAAATGAAGTAAAGAGCTTTTTAGAAGAGAATAATATACAAATAATAGATATTTTAGCAGTAAGTATATATGATGAAAATTCAATCAAAAATCTTGCAAATATTTTGTTTGGATTAAATAAAAGTTACAAAAAAGATTACAAGTTTTTTAGGTATTTTATAGATAGAGCATTTACTATCAAAGGTTCTGGTACTGTTGTAACAGGTACAGTTTTGGGTGGTGAAGTCACCAAAAAAGACAAACTTTATATTTGTGATATAGATAAAGATATAGAAATAAGAGCAATCCAAACACAACACAGCCAAAATGACTCAGCAACACTTGGTACAAGAGTAGCTCTAAATCTTGCAAATATAGATGTATCAACCCTTCAAAGAGGGCAACAAATTATCAAAAAAGGCTATATGAGAGGCTTTAAGTCTATTGATGTGGAAATAGAACTTTTAGATAATAATATGGTACTACACGATAATATATACCAGTTTTTTATAGGGTCAAGTAGATGTAATGTCAAAGTATTGGAACTAGAACTTAACAAAAAAACAAACAAAAGATATGCCACCATTTCATCCACAAGCTCAATATTTGCAATGTATGGAGATAGGTTTGTCTTGCGAAATGGCTCAAGTACCATAGGTGGAGGGAAAGTCCTAAATCCTATCGCAGATCCTATGAAAAAAGCGCAAAAATTAGAACTTTTAGAGCTTTTGAGTGAGAAAAAATATTTAGAGTCTTTTATGTTTTTAAGCAAAATCCACAAAAAAGGGTTTGGACTAATAAGCTCTGTTCAAAGATTTGGGCTAAGTCATGATGAAAGTATAGAGATGTTAAGTGATGAACAAGAGCTTTTTGTGGACAAAACAGCACTTGTTGTATATGAATATAAGATTGTAGACTATTTGGAAAATATTATTTTAAATATCTACAAAAAAAATCCATACGCACTAATATCAGCACACCTAATCCACGATAGATTTAAGTGGGCTAGTGTTTATTTAGCTGATTTTGTACTCAATAATATGGTAGCCAAAAACTTCTTAGTATTTGAAAACGGTTTATATATGCAAAAAGATATAAAAATAGAAAATATATCAAACTTCATAGAAAATAAAATATATCAAACCTTACACGAAGCATACCTCACCCCTGAAGCACCATACAACATATATGATATGCTAGACCTTGATAGAAAAAATGGTGATAAAGCTTTTAAAAACCTAACACACAATCAAAAAATAAAAAGACTTGCCCATAATTATTTTATCACAACAGAAAACCTTATAAAAGCAAAAGAGTTGATGAAAAATATCATCAAACAAGATGGATATATAGATATTCATAACTTTAAAACTCACCTAAATGTAAGCCGTAAATACCTTATCTCTTTGCTTGATTATCTTGATACCCTACCAGATATTAAAAAGCTAGATAACCAGAGGTTTTTGGTAAAGTAG
- a CDS encoding McrB family protein has protein sequence MNEKNYWLLLCNPDEWFGSQVLENAKVNDLLFNLDIEDWRVRESHFKDIKLGDFGIIKVGEDKRSNKRRTLADGQIAEKLDAGIYAIFEVIENKNGQILFYDNDETRINIKIINNLFQKNAIIKKDTAQQILQGYYKQQSSVKMDSKIFQKVLDYIEKREYMLNNKTNQPLNQILYGPPGTGKTYNTINKALEIIDGVVPDDRVEAKAKFEEYKKAGQIEFVTFHQSYGYEEFVEGIKAKTTDNGVEYKIEFGILKKLTKTAKENFENSRKTNLQLIQEKSLKQKLEIFLNDALENGTEFVKTKGGKFKIIELSQDEITIFAEDSNYSDKKLSIPIDEFYKILETDLELKTSRQMAKDIFGLNNQRQRDTYYFTMSKKFHETKIDNIEEIENEEPLKNYILIIDEINRGNISKIFGELITLIEPSKRIGADEEIRVKLPYSGDDFGVPSNLYIIGTMNTADRSIALMDTALRRRFEFTEMMPQPELLDFDIEILNQVQNDEKHSIKINIKSLLETINKRVEYLYDRDHTIGHAYFMSLRDDKITDKKGELENIFRNKIIPLLQEYFYDDWEKILMVLGKDGFVEKEEVVPSIFSYKNDDYLEEKSSVYTIKKEFDFSEFKNDN, from the coding sequence ATGAATGAAAAAAATTATTGGTTACTTCTGTGTAATCCAGATGAATGGTTTGGTTCACAAGTTTTAGAAAATGCAAAAGTGAATGATCTATTATTTAATCTTGATATTGAAGATTGGAGAGTTAGAGAAAGTCATTTTAAAGATATTAAACTTGGAGATTTTGGGATAATTAAAGTTGGTGAAGATAAGCGAAGCAATAAAAGAAGAACTTTAGCTGATGGACAAATTGCAGAAAAACTTGATGCAGGAATATATGCAATTTTTGAAGTTATTGAAAATAAGAATGGACAAATTTTATTTTATGATAATGATGAAACTCGAATCAATATCAAAATTATCAATAATTTATTTCAAAAAAATGCAATTATAAAAAAAGATACTGCACAACAAATATTGCAAGGATACTATAAACAACAAAGTAGTGTAAAGATGGATAGTAAGATTTTTCAAAAAGTATTAGATTATATAGAAAAGAGAGAATATATGCTTAATAATAAAACAAACCAACCACTAAATCAAATTTTATACGGTCCTCCTGGGACTGGAAAAACTTATAATACTATCAATAAAGCTTTAGAAATTATTGATGGTGTGGTACCAGATGATAGGGTAGAAGCAAAAGCAAAATTTGAAGAGTATAAAAAAGCTGGACAAATAGAGTTTGTAACATTTCATCAAAGTTATGGTTATGAAGAGTTTGTTGAAGGGATAAAAGCTAAAACTACAGATAATGGAGTAGAATATAAAATTGAATTTGGGATATTAAAAAAACTCACAAAAACAGCTAAAGAGAATTTTGAAAATAGTAGAAAAACAAATTTACAACTTATACAAGAAAAATCATTAAAGCAAAAATTAGAGATATTTTTAAATGATGCTCTTGAAAATGGAACGGAATTTGTTAAAACAAAAGGTGGAAAATTCAAGATTATTGAGTTAAGTCAAGATGAAATAACTATTTTTGCTGAAGATTCAAACTATAGTGACAAAAAATTATCAATACCTATTGATGAGTTTTATAAAATTCTAGAGACAGATTTGGAATTAAAAACTTCACGGCAAATGGCAAAAGATATTTTTGGTCTCAACAACCAAAGACAAAGAGATACATATTATTTTACTATGAGCAAAAAATTTCATGAAACTAAAATTGATAATATAGAAGAAATTGAGAATGAAGAACCTCTAAAAAACTACATCTTAATAATAGATGAAATAAACCGTGGAAATATCTCAAAAATCTTCGGAGAACTTATCACACTTATTGAGCCATCAAAAAGAATAGGGGCAGACGAAGAAATAAGAGTAAAGCTTCCATATAGTGGGGATGATTTTGGAGTGCCTTCAAATCTTTACATCATCGGTACTATGAATACGGCTGATAGAAGTATTGCTTTGATGGATACTGCACTTAGAAGAAGATTTGAGTTTACTGAGATGATGCCACAACCTGAGTTATTGGACTTTGATATAGAGATTCTGAATCAAGTTCAGAATGACGAAAAACATTCAATAAAAATCAATATAAAGTCACTTCTTGAAACTATCAATAAACGAGTAGAATACCTTTATGATAGAGACCATACTATTGGTCATGCTTATTTTATGAGTTTAAGAGATGATAAAATTACTGATAAAAAAGGAGAATTAGAAAATATTTTTAGAAACAAAATAATACCACTATTACAAGAGTATTTTTATGATGATTGGGAAAAGATACTTATGGTTTTGGGTAAAGATGGTTTTGTCGAAAAAGAAGAAGTAGTTCCTAGTATTTTTAGTTATAAAAATGACGATTATCTTGAAGAAAAATCATCTGTTTATACAATTAAAAAAGAATTTGATTTTAGCGAATTTAAAAATGATAATTAA
- a CDS encoding HTH domain-containing protein — protein sequence MKNNSKITIKELMQQLSMSESGIKKVIKKLKVENRVQRVGSLKDGRWEVLENYIDREIY from the coding sequence ATGAAAAACAATAGTAAGATAACAATCAAAGAATTGATGCAACAACTAAGCATGAGTGAATCAGGCATAAAAAAGGTGATAAAAAAATTAAAAGTTGAAAACAGAGTGCAAAGAGTTGGTAGTTTGAAAGATGGAAGATGGGAAGTTTTAGAAAATTATATTGATAGAGAGATATATTGA
- a CDS encoding energy-coupling factor ABC transporter ATP-binding protein gives MSKPIYEIQELVKTYGNKPVLNVKNLTINSGEIVGVVGSNGSGKSTLLKHFAFLESQDSGDLYYEGYHSTTIPLDIKRDISILLPEPYLLKRSVKDNLLFGLKIRGEKQNLDKRINEALELVGLLPKKFINRFWYELSSGETQRVALAARLILKPKTLLLDEPTNSLDISGIPAFTEAILYANRVWGSTIIIASHDLDWLSSITSRKIGLHFGRTMEFSTTNLIVGRWEENGDKMVYYFSQKESMSLPKEWGIGEKRGVAINPRMINIIQEKIECFDDYMICLEGVVKEIVHLTKTDEISVKIQVGNQLIEAIEPFITFKNNLLYPSQVTYICFTYDAVKIPR, from the coding sequence ATGAGTAAACCTATTTATGAAATCCAAGAATTAGTCAAAACTTATGGTAATAAGCCTGTTTTAAATGTAAAAAATCTCACTATCAATAGTGGTGAAATTGTTGGTGTGGTTGGATCAAATGGAAGTGGTAAAAGTACTTTATTGAAACATTTTGCATTTTTAGAATCACAAGATAGTGGGGATTTGTACTATGAAGGCTATCACTCTACAACTATTCCTTTAGATATAAAAAGAGATATTAGTATCTTATTACCAGAACCATATCTTTTAAAAAGAAGCGTAAAGGACAATTTACTTTTTGGACTCAAAATAAGAGGAGAAAAGCAAAACTTAGACAAAAGGATAAATGAAGCTTTAGAGCTTGTCGGGCTATTGCCAAAAAAATTTATAAATCGTTTTTGGTATGAGTTATCAAGTGGAGAAACCCAAAGAGTAGCACTTGCTGCAAGACTAATACTAAAACCAAAAACATTACTTCTTGATGAACCAACAAACAGCTTAGATATAAGTGGTATTCCAGCATTTACAGAAGCAATACTTTATGCAAACAGGGTTTGGGGAAGTACTATTATCATAGCTAGTCATGATTTGGATTGGTTATCAAGTATTACTAGTAGAAAAATAGGTCTACATTTTGGGAGAACAATGGAATTTTCAACTACAAATTTGATTGTTGGTAGATGGGAAGAAAATGGCGATAAAATGGTCTATTACTTTAGTCAAAAAGAGTCTATGTCATTGCCAAAAGAGTGGGGAATAGGTGAAAAAAGAGGTGTTGCAATAAACCCTAGAATGATAAATATCATACAAGAAAAAATAGAGTGTTTTGATGATTATATGATATGTCTTGAAGGTGTAGTAAAAGAGATAGTCCATCTTACAAAAACAGATGAAATTTCAGTCAAAATCCAAGTAGGCAATCAGCTAATAGAAGCAATAGAGCCATTTATTACCTTTAAAAACAATCTTTTATATCCATCTCAAGTTACATATATTTGTTTTACATATGATGCTGTAAAAATTCCTAGATAA
- a CDS encoding sodium-dependent tyrosine transporter, producing the protein MFIQLNDRVYLNLNRITRTKIDHVEDGIRVRFYEGKDQVAKSKRFDTVEDANKWLEGFLNIKG; encoded by the coding sequence ATGTTTATTCAACTAAATGATAGAGTCTATCTAAATCTTAATAGAATTACAAGAACAAAAATAGACCATGTAGAAGATGGGATTAGAGTTAGATTTTATGAAGGTAAAGACCAAGTTGCAAAGTCAAAAAGATTCGATACAGTCGAAGATGCTAATAAATGGCTAGAAGGTTTTTTGAATATAAAAGGTTAA
- the selA gene encoding L-seryl-tRNA(Sec) selenium transferase: protein MNELLRQIPQVDKLLNNEYLAHLPSHLAKQIIQSQISRFRDKIIAGEIKVFELQDIINAILKEFDSLKLSSLKHVINATGITVHTNLGRSPISDDIYDNVKKIATRYSNLEYDMTQGKRGDRYHHLNKFSPYLFEDYEVLLVNNNAAAVFLILNTFSKNKQTIVSRAELVEIGGGFRIPEVMSNSSALLCEVGTTNKTRISDYEKAITDQSAILMKVHQSNFSIVGFTEEASLDEIVTLGKEKGLVSYYDLGSGILQKLNFSKDENTIQELCKKGLDIISFSTDKLIGSIQGGIILAKKELMSSLKQNQLLRMLRADKLTIAIVEESLKKYLFGEHNDIFTYKMLNEEPNNLKEKAQKLHSLVSSFIQSSVLQTTTFAGGGSMPNEQIISYGISLKVKNITNLEKYLRANSIIARIENECVILDVRTIFDDEFETIKEVIKGYK, encoded by the coding sequence ATGAATGAATTATTAAGACAAATACCACAAGTTGATAAACTTTTAAATAACGAGTATTTAGCTCATCTACCATCACATTTGGCAAAGCAGATTATCCAAAGCCAGATTTCAAGGTTTCGTGATAAGATAATTGCAGGGGAAATAAAAGTTTTTGAACTGCAAGATATAATAAACGCTATTTTAAAAGAGTTTGATTCTCTAAAACTTAGCTCTTTAAAACATGTCATAAACGCTACGGGAATTACGGTACACACCAATCTGGGAAGAAGCCCTATAAGCGATGATATATACGATAATGTCAAAAAAATAGCTACTAGATACTCCAATCTTGAATACGATATGACTCAAGGCAAAAGGGGAGATAGATACCACCATCTAAACAAATTTTCACCGTATTTGTTTGAAGATTATGAGGTTTTACTAGTCAATAACAACGCTGCAGCCGTATTTTTGATACTTAATACTTTTTCTAAAAACAAACAAACCATAGTAAGTAGAGCTGAACTTGTAGAAATTGGCGGAGGATTTAGAATACCTGAGGTTATGTCAAATTCAAGTGCCCTTTTATGTGAAGTAGGGACTACCAATAAAACAAGAATAAGTGACTACGAAAAAGCTATCACAGACCAAAGTGCTATTTTGATGAAAGTACACCAATCAAACTTTTCTATAGTAGGATTTACCGAGGAGGCTAGTTTGGATGAGATTGTGACACTAGGCAAAGAAAAAGGGCTAGTGAGTTATTATGATTTGGGAAGCGGAATATTGCAAAAATTGAACTTTTCAAAAGATGAAAATACCATCCAAGAGCTTTGTAAAAAGGGGCTTGATATCATAAGTTTTAGTACGGATAAACTTATAGGCTCTATCCAAGGCGGTATAATCTTAGCCAAAAAAGAGCTTATGTCTAGCCTCAAACAAAACCAACTTTTAAGGATGCTTAGAGCAGATAAGCTAACTATAGCTATAGTAGAAGAGAGCTTGAAAAAATATCTATTTGGTGAGCATAATGATATTTTTACATACAAAATGTTAAATGAAGAGCCAAATAATCTAAAAGAAAAAGCCCAAAAACTACATAGTTTAGTCTCATCGTTTATCCAAAGTAGTGTGCTACAAACTACAACTTTCGCAGGTGGAGGTTCTATGCCAAACGAACAAATAATATCTTATGGGATTAGTCTAAAAGTAAAAAACATCACAAACTTAGAGAAGTATTTAAGAGCAAACAGTATCATAGCTAGGATTGAAAATGAGTGCGTTATCTTAGATGTTAGAACTATTTTTGATGATGAATTTGAAACTATTAAAGAAGTGATAAAGGGGTATAAATGA
- a CDS encoding Fic family protein: protein MNYKPPYTITSKIVNLISQISEELTKIEIDEQRIITPNLRKINRIKTLAGTLEIEGNFLGEEKITSILDGKTVLGTYREITEAKGAIEAYKEFENYNPKTLTDMLKAHQILMKDMITTAGSFRSINVGVGGKDGVSHIAPPPNQVPKLMQDLFDWLSTTDEHPLITSSVFHYEFEFIHPFSDGNGRIGRLWQSVIMHSWKKAFIAIPTESIIRDHQEEYYQAIENSSSIVEKYPFYRVYACSDT, encoded by the coding sequence ATGAATTATAAGCCACCATATACAATAACATCTAAAATAGTGAATCTTATCTCACAAATTAGTGAAGAATTGACAAAAATAGAGATAGATGAGCAAAGAATCATTACTCCAAATTTGCGTAAAATAAATCGTATTAAAACATTAGCAGGTACTTTGGAAATAGAGGGAAATTTCCTTGGAGAAGAGAAAATCACCTCAATACTTGACGGTAAAACAGTCCTTGGAACATATAGAGAAATAACAGAAGCAAAAGGTGCTATCGAAGCATACAAAGAGTTTGAAAACTACAATCCAAAAACTCTAACAGATATGTTAAAAGCTCATCAAATACTTATGAAAGATATGATTACAACTGCTGGAAGTTTTAGAAGTATAAATGTAGGAGTTGGCGGAAAAGATGGAGTATCCCATATAGCTCCACCACCAAATCAAGTACCAAAACTTATGCAAGATTTATTTGATTGGCTTAGTACCACAGATGAACATCCTCTTATAACTAGCTCTGTTTTTCATTATGAGTTTGAGTTTATACACCCTTTTAGCGATGGAAATGGAAGAATAGGGCGACTATGGCAAAGTGTGATAATGCACAGTTGGAAAAAAGCATTTATAGCAATTCCAACAGAAAGTATCATAAGAGACCATCAAGAAGAGTATTATCAGGCTATCGAAAACTCTAGTAGCATAGTAGAAAAGTACCCCTTTTATAGAGTTTATGCTTGTAGTGATACTTAA